A single window of Plasmodium malariae genome assembly, chromosome: 8 DNA harbors:
- the PmUG01_08028200 gene encoding conserved Plasmodium protein, unknown function — translation MKRLLVLFAICIFIMWTNNVKSSIYTNSKRKRHWNLMKRNNLNNDNRSNYSFLMLHKENDEKTNNDSNNNTKKEKEGDDNNNSNNSNNSNSNNNSGSNNVSGPDKKNAESNSNEKKNEENNANEKKNEENNANEKKQEEDNSNEKKNEENSSKQTNESLPPEKKINKDNLLEYGTHDKDGNFIPSYKTLTDEILSINNSLERASNYLKIGCSHILKTLEFIPESKLSTQYIKVDTKNVYLKDISTECQNIFFSIEKLTMTIIVLNSKLNKFIYVSDK, via the exons atgaaaaggcTACTTGTACTTTTTGctatttgtattttcataATGTGGACTAATAATGTTAAATCGTCCATATACACAAATTCTAAGAGAAAAAGACATTGgaatttaatgaaaagaaaCAATTTAAACAATGACAACAGAAGTAATTACAGCTTTCTAATGTTACATAaagaaaatgatgaaaaaacaaataatgatagtaataataacacaaagaaagaaaaggaaggagacgataataataacagtaataatagtaataatagcaatagtaataataatagcggTAGTAATAATGTTAGCGGACccgataaaaaaaatgcagaaaGCAATtctaacgaaaaaaaaaatgaggaaaataatgcaaatgaaaaaaaaaacgaggAAAATAATGCAAATGAAAAGAAACAAGAAGAAGATaattcaaatgaaaaaaaaaatgaagaaaatagttctaaacaaacaaatgaaTCTTTACCaccagaaaaaaaaattaataaagataATTTATTAGAATATGGTACACATGACAAAGATGGAAATTTTATTCCTTCCTATAAAACGTTAACAGATGAAATCCTTTCcataaataattctttg GAAAGAGCGTCAAATTACCTGAAAATAGGATGCTCACATATTTTGAAGACGTTAGAATTTATACCAGAATCGAAGCTATCCACACAGTATATAAAAGTAGATACGAAAAATGTGTACTTAAAAGATATTAGTACCGAATGtcaaaacatttttttttcaatagaaaaattaactaTGACCATAATTGTCCTTAATTCAAAGTTAAACAAGTTCATATACGTTTCAGATAAGtga